A single Candidatus Chlamydia corallus DNA region contains:
- the lptB gene encoding LPS export ABC transporter ATP-binding protein, whose protein sequence is MPILSVCNLVKKYNKKPVTNDVSFQINPGEIVGLLGPNGAGKTTAFYLTVGLIRPDSGKIVFKNVDVTKKTMDYRARLGIGYLAQESTIFKELTVQDNLVCILEIIYKARKQQSHLLNTLVDDLQLGSCLHKKAGTLSGGERRRLEIACVLALNPSVLLLDEPFANVDPLVIQNVKYLIKILAGRGIGILITDHNAKELLSIADRCYLIIDGKIFFEGSSNQMISNPMVKQHYLGDSFSY, encoded by the coding sequence TGTCTGTAACCTCGTAAAGAAGTATAACAAAAAGCCTGTTACCAATGATGTTTCTTTCCAAATAAATCCTGGGGAGATTGTTGGTCTACTCGGCCCTAATGGTGCAGGAAAAACAACAGCATTTTATCTTACTGTAGGTTTAATTCGCCCTGATTCTGGGAAGATTGTCTTTAAAAATGTAGATGTCACCAAGAAAACCATGGACTATCGTGCCCGGTTAGGAATTGGCTATCTTGCTCAAGAATCAACCATTTTTAAAGAACTAACGGTTCAAGACAATTTGGTTTGCATTTTAGAAATCATTTACAAAGCACGGAAACAGCAGTCGCATCTTTTAAACACTTTGGTGGACGATTTGCAATTAGGTTCCTGCCTACATAAAAAGGCAGGAACTCTCTCTGGAGGGGAACGACGAAGACTGGAAATTGCCTGTGTATTAGCTTTAAATCCTAGCGTATTATTGTTAGACGAACCTTTTGCCAATGTAGACCCTCTGGTCATTCAAAACGTGAAGTACCTAATTAAGATTCTTGCAGGACGTGGAATTGGCATCTTAATTACAGATCACAATGCTAAAGAGCTTCTTTCTATTGCAGATAGGTGTTATTTGATTATTGATGGAAAGATTTTCTTTGAAGGGTCTTCAAACCAAATGATTAGTAACCCTATGGTAAAACAACATTATCTGGGGGACTCGTTCTCCTACTGA
- a CDS encoding CT620/CT621 family type III secretion system effector, producing the protein MIYSTSISTCYKKLPIIFSTHSFAQKHRKSLEHIINYEKTTAERYILERLLEVLDQKASERYRSAVEKLHKYEVERGTVVKSIPIAAVREKPLSSAHASIVVTASSSLVGSGVGTYYNAVKQKWARDLIASINTVMTKIMAEVGSKNPTNKAVFDKLNTELQGLIAAGTNLTEENFQSLYNFPDAIFTAIQRADTFTGGIKTDFTNQLAIQYGNQATLTQTFADSRVEGLNDILTAVEGVLTSEQLVSFAEIKKELQTLADHVGNFDEAGLQQIGDAGEKLAAIINASELTRNDKIMFCQHITDLYSDQVTALGSFDTVLDASIYVNQHQKGMFTDLTSFLGSLIGVFAPIDLSSSQGDISSAALAGALQTARGLNSRFNELTSAQQQLINQCAQSLSSFKCGEHLGAIWAYFTTSTVVALNPTATMNDVKAVILEEAKELDNSSFELAAPMKAAMTQIVNSNGSFSITVNSQNFQYTIYSNNSGKVEINQILLNYGSTGFLPEITKLAKAVSENTARSYFRFKALANVESESLEAKIEDLQDQLKQFTNMKTELFNGQLLAQASELRALPLPSAVASVLIDRYMPKEVDYLNEIYKKLYYSNLGSSVGNAIIKSISQYVNGATYFNFASYVGQQPAVGAGGSNAFPGSKESAQAKLDLERKQAALYLQETRGALTVVAEQRDKVIQDDKLTNEQRSMILDALRTYEDNINAVSGSLVLLQNYLLPLSIAAGSVAGTFIVNGGQDQWQSRLQILEEALVSGLVGNVINGGMFPLQSTIQSDQQSFADMGQNFQLDLQMHLTSMQQEWTVVATSLQLLNQMYLSLARSLTG; encoded by the coding sequence ATGATTTATAGCACTTCTATTTCAACATGTTATAAAAAACTTCCTATAATATTTTCGACGCATTCTTTTGCACAAAAACATAGGAAATCATTAGAACACATCATTAATTATGAAAAGACTACAGCCGAACGTTACATACTAGAAAGATTGCTTGAAGTTTTAGATCAAAAGGCAAGTGAGCGCTACCGCTCTGCTGTAGAGAAACTACACAAATATGAAGTTGAGCGTGGGACAGTAGTTAAGTCTATCCCTATCGCAGCCGTTCGTGAGAAACCTCTTTCTTCCGCACACGCATCTATTGTGGTTACAGCAAGTTCTTCACTAGTAGGCTCTGGAGTAGGAACATATTACAATGCAGTGAAACAGAAATGGGCGCGGGATCTTATTGCTAGTATTAATACTGTTATGACCAAAATCATGGCTGAAGTAGGGTCTAAGAATCCTACAAATAAAGCTGTATTTGATAAATTAAATACTGAACTTCAGGGTTTAATCGCAGCAGGTACTAATTTAACAGAAGAGAATTTTCAGTCTCTGTATAACTTTCCTGATGCGATCTTCACTGCAATACAACGAGCAGACACGTTCACTGGAGGGATAAAAACAGACTTTACTAACCAATTAGCAATACAATATGGCAATCAAGCTACTTTAACTCAAACATTTGCAGACAGTAGAGTCGAAGGGTTGAACGATATTCTTACAGCAGTAGAAGGAGTACTTACATCAGAACAGTTGGTCAGCTTTGCCGAGATTAAGAAAGAATTGCAAACTTTAGCAGATCATGTAGGTAATTTTGATGAAGCTGGACTGCAACAGATTGGGGATGCTGGAGAAAAACTTGCTGCAATAATTAATGCTTCTGAGCTCACCAGAAATGATAAAATTATGTTTTGTCAACATATAACAGACTTATACTCAGATCAAGTGACTGCTTTAGGATCTTTTGATACTGTACTTGATGCAAGCATCTACGTCAATCAGCATCAGAAAGGTATGTTTACCGATTTGACTAGCTTTCTTGGTTCTTTAATTGGGGTTTTTGCTCCAATTGACCTCAGTTCATCTCAAGGGGATATTAGTAGTGCGGCTTTAGCTGGAGCTCTACAAACAGCCCGGGGATTAAATTCCCGCTTCAATGAATTAACTTCGGCACAACAACAACTTATTAATCAATGTGCCCAATCTTTGAGTTCGTTTAAGTGTGGCGAGCACCTTGGTGCTATTTGGGCCTATTTTACAACATCTACTGTAGTTGCTTTAAACCCTACTGCAACAATGAATGATGTTAAAGCTGTTATTCTTGAAGAAGCTAAAGAGCTAGACAACTCTAGTTTTGAGTTAGCAGCACCTATGAAAGCGGCAATGACTCAAATTGTAAATTCAAATGGTAGTTTTTCTATAACAGTAAACTCACAGAATTTTCAATATACTATATATTCGAACAACAGCGGCAAAGTTGAGATTAATCAAATCCTGTTAAATTACGGATCCACGGGATTTTTACCAGAAATTACTAAACTAGCAAAAGCAGTTTCCGAAAATACAGCACGATCCTATTTTCGGTTTAAGGCTCTTGCTAATGTAGAATCAGAAAGTCTAGAGGCTAAAATAGAAGATCTTCAGGATCAACTTAAACAGTTCACAAATATGAAGACAGAATTGTTTAATGGGCAATTATTAGCACAAGCTAGCGAATTACGTGCTTTACCCCTACCTTCGGCAGTGGCCTCTGTTTTAATCGATCGCTATATGCCTAAAGAAGTCGATTATCTAAATGAAATCTATAAGAAGTTATATTATAGTAACTTAGGATCTTCGGTTGGAAATGCTATTATTAAGTCCATTTCTCAATATGTCAACGGAGCTACGTATTTCAATTTTGCTAGTTACGTTGGACAGCAACCAGCAGTAGGTGCTGGAGGGTCGAATGCCTTCCCTGGATCTAAGGAAAGTGCTCAGGCAAAACTGGACCTGGAGCGAAAGCAAGCCGCTTTGTACCTTCAAGAAACACGTGGAGCTCTTACAGTCGTTGCAGAACAAAGAGATAAAGTGATTCAAGATGATAAGCTGACTAATGAGCAGCGCTCGATGATTCTAGATGCTTTAAGGACTTATGAGGACAATATCAACGCTGTGTCAGGTTCTTTGGTGTTGTTACAAAACTATCTGCTACCCTTATCTATAGCTGCAGGTTCTGTAGCGGGAACTTTTATAGTTAATGGCGGACAGGATCAATGGCAGTCTCGATTGCAAATTCTTGAAGAGGCTTTAGTTTCAGGGTTAGTAGGAAATGTTATTAATGGAGGTATGTTCCCCTTACAATCTACAATACAGTCAGATCAGCAATCTTTTGCCGATATGGGACAGAATTTCCAGTTAGATTTGCAGATGCACCTGACTTCTATGCAGCAAGAGTGGACGGTGGTAGCTACTTCTTTACAACTTTTAAATCAGATGTACTTAAGTTTAGCACGCAGTCTGACAGGATAG